A DNA window from Ranitomeya imitator isolate aRanImi1 chromosome 2, aRanImi1.pri, whole genome shotgun sequence contains the following coding sequences:
- the LOC138662950 gene encoding gastrula zinc finger protein XlCGF53.1-like: protein MDMDRDKMAERILHLTLEILFRLTGEDYTVVKKTSSDRCQDPVSEGWGRSLSPITGPPPHPLIHEDINDQKIPELIYKMIELLTGEVPIRCQDVAVYFSMEEWEYLEGHRDLYKDVTMEVPQPLTSPDLSSKRTTPERCPRPLLPQDCNQEDPNAPQDHQGEDLTHINTTETYVRGDERCKEEIPTYGYPVYSNLYIWMHCYVSGTIGSSEPDIRRKSSTLVAQRSHFLCCFHYIMIELRVLYTFPFFARCVYSVSLVHYLLINMYHVLFGDTSHI from the exons atggatatggacagagacaagatggcggagaggatattacacctcaccctagagatcctcttccggcttactggagag gattacacagtggtgaagaagacctctagtgatcgctgtcaggaccctgtgtctgagggatggggaagatccctgagcccaatcacggggcctccacctcaccccctgatccatgaggacatcaatgaccagaagatcccagaactcatctacaagatgattgagctgctgactggagag gttcctataaggtgtcaggatgtcgctgtctatttctccatggaggagtgggagtatttagaaggacacagagatctgtacaaggacgtcacgatggaggttccccagcccctcacatctccag atctatccagtaagaggacaacaccagagagatgtccccgtcctcttcttccacaggactgtaaccaagaagatcccaatgctcctcaggatcatcag ggtgaagatctgacccatattaatactacagagacgtatgtgaggggggatgagcggtgtaaagaggagattcccacatatggctacccag tttATAGCAATCTGTATATATGGATGCATTGTTATGTATCCGGCACCATTGGATCGTCTGAGCCCGATATTAGGAGGAAGAGTTCTACACTGGTGGCACAACGTTCgcattttttatgctgttttcaCTATATAATGATCGAATTGCGAGTGTTATATACATTCCCATTTTTTGCACGATGTGTATATTCAGTATCTCTTGTGCACTATTTATTAATAAATATGTATCATGTATTATTCGGGGACACGTCACATATATAG